TATTATACATGAGAATTAAAGACCAGAGACGAGACGAGAGCACAGCATTTAAGACGTCGAGTAGcgcatttacattgaaatacaatgTTAAAGTACAGCAGTGGAATAAAAATACGTTCTGAGTGAATTAACCTTTTAAAAGCTACTTAGCAAATACAGATGGCAGagtactgaataaaacaaaatcgcaTAGCCACCAAttttaaattgttgaataaagttgttatttttgttttcttcttctacaTAAAGTGtttccgtcacttcatataacccagattgcacgtctgatggcagatggactattctgacgatgtcttttcctggaccttgacactgttatttatttggcagtctatgggacagtcacagggctccaggttttcatccaaaatatctaaaattgtgttctgaagatgaacgaagcttttactggtttggaacgacatgagggtaagtgattaatgacaaaattttcattctggggtggagtatccctttaaaatgccATACTATTCCACAATAGAAAAGGAAAGGACCGATTcaataaattgtttataaaacAGAATCATCATAGTCGGaaagacattaaattaatttaattagtagTACATAAACAAAAGAGGCAAATGACAGCAACCCCCTGTTAACCTTCCTGTTTATAGCAGCCACATACACTATAACTAGTATGATATCAGTTTGTGCATGAGTTGGAGACAATAAAAGGGCCAATTTTAAAATTCTTCAGCATTTCTTTGGTCTCTACCTCTTCTACCCGTGGCTAGTTCCTCCAACCAATCTCGTTATAGTTAAATGAGAgccaaatgtttgttttcttttggtgGAAACAGTGGGAACTTGTGTACTTTCAAATCTACTTTGAAAATGTGACTTGTCCAGGTACAAACTTCTCCAAGTAATTCAACAATCCTGGGTTGTTGAATTACAAATAGTTAGCTACACAAGGTAGGCCTACTTACTACAGTGAAGGTACTTGGACaatgtcttttatatatatttcatatgacGAACGATCATATTTAGGGATGCAACAGATATTCACAATATGTagaatgtaatttttataataacttaTCTGTGTGTTTCTGATTCTTTGAGTTTAGTTCTTTACTCGGTCCTGGATTCCTAAGTTACTACTTATTAGTTAATTGATTAGTTCCACCTGTTCCTTGTTTTCTCCCTCAGTTGGCCTGTGTATTTATGTTGCCCTGTTCGGTTCAGCTCTTGGTCTGTATATgtagtgttgtattttttatttttatttagtgtgtgtgtgtgtgtgttagcatgatcacaaagttatttaaaataagaatgtaTCTCATTTATATAcgtatttatttacatgtttatatatatatatatatatatatatatatatatatatatatatatatatatatatatatactttctatGAATGACTCACTGTAATCTTTCCTATAGaaaaatttcatcaaaatatgTGTTGCTATTCATATGTATTAAAAGAAAATCcagaaatgttgaaaacacttaaaaaaagcGTAAAACCGTAAAAAAGCATCTCAGTTCAACAGTTAATAAATTTTCCatatatcatgtttttttctttttttctccttttttttacattaacatatatttAGTCCATgaattactgaatattaataaaactctAGAGTTGCATTATTCAGGATGTGTATATGGCCAATTGTGCAAGCACGAACACCACCTAGTGCTAGTTTTGATTCAAGACAAGAAGtcattacattttctttacaaagaAAGAGTCTGCAGCTCCTGCAAGAAAAGCAGATTAATATTTTGGTGGGTAACCGTTTTACTCAGACTGAATCCTTGAAGAttgtactgcatttttaaattataaaataaatacataatgtcaTTTGGATGTGTTCACACCAAGGCTGGGCTGTTTTCATGCTGTCATTATGTTGTTCCTCTGTGATTAGCTCTGAAAACCAGTATCACTTTTCATGAAGTTCACAAGCCACTTGGTCATCTAATAATACTTCTCTCTGTCTGACGAGACACTGGGTCATGCAGCCAGCTGCATCTATTGAAGGAGCTGAAAGGTTTGTAGAGCAGAGAGCTCCTTCTGTGAATTCACAGGAGGTTGAGGTAAAGTGGCAACAGCACTGGAGGATGCAAGACCAGTGGAGGCAGAACATTTCCTCAACACTGTCCTGTGAGGTGTCATAGTGGCAGCTGCTGCTAATgctatttgatggactggagtcttgtggattactgtgatgtttttctaTTCCTGTTTACCCAATTCAACCGCTTCTGTGTCTTTTATTAGGTATGGATGATACTGGTCTTCAAAAACAGCATCACCAACACCAGGACATTTTCTCTGACTGCAGTAACAATAACAGAGCAGCTTTTGGATGGGAGCAGCACTGATTTGCTGATGCAGTGAAAAACTTGAGGACTCCTATACGGTCCTCTCCACTACAGAGCATGTCTTTCCATTGGCCTGATTAAACCTTTACTgtgcaatttacatttacatttatttaacagccacttttatcatgtttgtatttatactgtgactaaagacaaaaaaaaaaaaaaaaaaaaaaaaaaaaaattgagtacttAAAAGATGTGTTTTGTGTCATGTTTGGCTTATATTTTCATGGCAGTAGTGTTGTGTATTATCAATCTTCACTTGGCCAACTTTAGTTACTTGATGGTAGTGTATGTGATGGTGGCTCATCTCTGCAAAATAATTCACATCGGAATGgattaaacaaaaaagtattcctgaatgtatgtaaaatatttctatttcaacttaaaaaaaaaaaaaaaattaattatcagCTGAActtaaatttttaagtataatcaacTTGGCTGTATAaatcatttcaacttaaattatactaaaatttgATGAATCTCATATAACTTGTAAAAAGAGGTAGGTGTGTTGAGGCAGTttgaactaaactctgcaggacaccggccctcagGACAGAGTTTGGTGACCCCCCGGGTTAAAGTAATGCAAAAACACAAGTTGCTATGACTTACTGATCATAtagatttttacagtgtatgcttCATAATCAAACCAAAAATCTGTTACTTTTTTctgatatttaaagggatagttcaccccaaaatgaaaatgactccATGATTtgctcagttaaaaaaaaaaaaaaatgtcctggctcttccaagctttataatgacagtgaatgtgcaaccatccatcataaaaagtgctccacaagGCTCAGGGATGTTCCCTGCAGTGTTTTGACTGCTTCGAAAAAGTCAATCGTTTTTGGCCATTTCCCTCTCACATTACAGCATTGCAATGTAGAGTGTTGATATGTCTTTTCATCACTTGAACTGCCGGATTTTGGTCTTTAGCATGAGTTACTTTCTGTACTGCTTTAATATGTGATTAATGCGGATTTACgctaattaaaatactttaaggGATTAAAGTTAGTAATTAGCGAGAAAAGTAAAGCAACAACGTCTATACTAATATTAACTCTTTAGTATGTGCACAGTATTTCTACAAGcgctggacttttattttggaaagcACCTAGGGCGGGACTCTTAGTTTGAAGCTCGTGTGTGTTGTTGCTGTTTTCCTCGTCGAGCTGCTGCACTGGGAAAATGTCTCGAGTCTACGTGGGGAAACTGAGCTATCGCGCCAGAGAGAAGGATGTCGAAAGGTTTTTTAAAGGCTACGGGAAGATACTGGAAGTGGACCTGAAAAACGGGTACGTGATGTTCGCTTTATTCGAAGTGAATGTGCAGCCGATTGAGTCGTTAAGAAGGATAAACAGCTGTTTCTTCTGCTCCGCGTGATGCAAAAAAGACCTCCATTGTGAATTAAATACCTTGAATTATATGATATGAAATGAATAACCCTTAACATATTTTCGGGAATATAAAATCGTAAtataatcagtgtttttaaaacgGTATTTTTAGCGGTTTAGCCCAGCAAGCTAAACTGCATTGTTTCCAGTCTGGCCTCGATTGAGTGCTTCATTTCGGCTCTAATTGTCCCGTTCTCTAAAAATTAATTCTAGTTGATATTAATTTATCATATAGATACAATAGTGTCAAAAAGTCTGAAGCCCagtgaaaatgtttatattttgcatatgaaaaaaaaaattgtgagtgtAAATATGAGGATGTTCTAGTTGCATGACCATCAGGTTTTACGCGAAGTTCATGTGcttgtgtgattttatttatttaattgcattgctAATGAAAATACGGACATGAAAGGAAATCACAGATCAAGGATGTAAATGATGTctgtgttaaagaaaaaaaaataggtataATCCTTTTGATGCCCCGCCCAAACCTTGTGTTTAATTTGATAATATGTTAATGCAACAGAATTTTGAGCTTATTAAGCTATTAAATAGCTAAAAATTAAAACGAATATAGAGGATAACTACAGTAAGCAAGGGGATGTTTGAAACATACTACTTGAAGATTAGACAactgggttttgtttgtttgtaatctCTTAAATCCCATCCCTCCATCTCTTCAGGTATGGTTTTGTGGAGTTCGATGACCCCCGTGATGCAGATGATGCCGTGTGCGATCTGAACGGTAAAGACCTTTGTGGGAAGAGAGTGATCGTGGAGCACACCATAGGACAGCGGCGTGATGGCGGCAGCAGATCTGGAAGAAGTAAGAgattcatttactcactcttactCGCTATTTCTGTTTCATAAGAACTTCTTTTTCATTGGCTGACGTTGGATTGTGCAAACGCTGCATTTTTTCAGGCTTCTCAAATAGAGAGATTGATGCTCAACATGCCCATTGCAATTGTTAATCCTTATGCCAGAATTAATGTTTCCAGAGATGTGTTCAGGTGAAGGAGATGGGCTCTGACATGGTTTCCACAGTTCCATCCATAAATCTGCTGAGTAAGACGCTGGTGCTTTATAAACAGTGAACCACTTGTCCTTAGGCATGGTAATGTTAGTGATTTGGGCTTTTTGATCATCTTCACATTGACGAGATCTAAAAACAGAATAGAACGGcatttttaaccccttaactgtcaccccccatcttttaaaataggcattgaagtgcactatccaaacttaaattgttgtattttatgaacactttggaatatagacctaaggttggtctctttttaaagaagaaaattagcagattttggcaaaaaaaaaattcaaaaaattcaaGTATCAAAAaattatagaagtttaaatgtattgtaaataaaatgcgctatattaattttattttatttattataaatattttacataacaggttttactctaaaattggtataaaattaaagccttgtgtctaaataagttatgttccaaatttgaagttgatatgaaaaaaattgagtttcctgtgagattttatttagggcgtcataccacaaacagccactgggagccatcaaaactcctttgaatttcgtttaatgaatttttttccctagatttctctgtcgattttacttcaatactcaaaataaccaccaaatatggaatcctaagactcagacctttccaatgatatgtttgttgccaagattataaaaagttttgattctaaaagaccgtaatgcattttgtaatatgacacttgacactgcccactaaggggccggagaccgccataagattttaaagtgacgtttccatggtaacacaatgtctgatttcaaaatggttttgacaggatgaatcttgggattctaagctttcaaatgatatataatttatgatgattcctaaaagattttatagagaaaaaggacaacaacaaaaaagagcgccaagcgtggcggtgacagttaaggggttaaaggcatagttcacccaaaaatgaaaatttgcttttaatttactcaccctcaggtcatctgagatgtaggtgactttttttttctttcttcttcagtagaacagtaaagaagattttaagCTGAAACCGTGCcgcttttttcatttaatgcaagTCCGTGAGAATAAAGAAGCAGATCGAGGAACACAGAATgaatacctgtggctcctgacgatGTATTGAGATCTTATGAAGAGAAACGATCactctgtgcaagaaactgaacattattaacTGTTTTATCCATAGCAACATGGAAATCTGATTCTTTTTCATGAACtagttctttcggacagttcgtttcaatgaactggttcaataCACTAGTTTGTTTACGTAAACACGCAGTGATGTAACACGCAGTTATATCATTAAAGCACACGATGATGTGAAACGTAGATGTTTTACATGCATTAAGCGTATAATGTAGATAAACTTGTCTTTGTCAGCTCACCTTTTTACACAAATGCtaagaaaccataaaaactttaattttgtccCTTCATTCAAGTGTTTGTTTCATGCATGCGCATATCAGCGGCTCATTGGTCTTCGGTTCAGTGTATTGTTTGAGGAACTGGAGCGCTGGATGAGTTTGCAAGACCAGCATCAGAGGATCAGGTATGCCAGTATTTTGGCTCATTTCGAGTCGGCGTGACTGTCAggcgtctgaaagtgagttttgatcgAGTATCTtatagatctgtgctgctcgatCTGCAAGCTGTTTCAGACGCTTCAGTCCAATTCAGTGAACTGGTTCAACTAGTTCACCAAAAACATCCAGTTCAAAAGAAGGATTGTTTCGCTTCATAAACTCCCAAACAAACCATCCACACCAAGAATAGAAACATGTGGTAACTAATGCTCCTTTTCTTGCACAGACGGATTGTTTCGCTTcataaaggcccattcacaccaagaacagtaactataaagataacgatattagcgtccacaccagcaaacgatatcgtctgtttattgtAAGCGCACGtgcgtctgccactttaaattctccAGCTTGTTATATCATGATTGATTCTGATTGACTGTCAATGTTTTtgtcgttcatcagctggaaaaaaaaaaatcgttctgaaagtgatttcagcGATATCGTTACTCTGTGATTTTATCGTTATAgttgctattctttaatattgagaatgatttttagaacgatatctttatcgttatcttaaTAGTTATAGtctttggtgtgaacgggcctcaATATATGGTCAAGGAGccatgggtattaattttgtgttccttaatatgcttttttttattcttaaatatgggcagccattgactttcattttatgactcgacaaggaccacggtttcagctaaaaatcttctttactgttctaccaAAAAGTCACCCACATCTGGGATGGCCCGAGGGAGTacattaacagcaaattttttagatatttttgggtgaactatccctttaagagtgtcCAGACTCTGTGTGAGAAGCCTGAAAATTGTGTTAAATTCCAAACCTTACCACATATGCAGTTGCTGTTTATCTTTTTTAGGGAGTGAAATTGTATGAGTGATAATCTTTAGGATATTACTGATGGGTGATTCTTCAGTTGGgagaatgtttttgtccatattattataatatatatatatatatatatatataaaaacacgaTATATCTCAAGTAAGCTTTCTCAAGTGTCCCTAAATGAAGAATCACCTTGAAAAACTTGATAAACAAGTAATTCTAAGTATTTACTATAATTTCTGCTTCACTAGGGTATATGCAGATTAAAACTGTTGCAATATATAATGATtgattttaagcagtttttttttaaaaatggtataaCTTATGTCAAAGCTAGAAATTTAACCCTCGATGTTTTATCAAAAGAGTCTGACTGCCTGCCCCTTTTGCTGGCCATGGTGTCCCCCTCCCCATGCGTGTGGCTCTTTGACCAAACTGGGCCCCTGGGCAGACCATTAAAGCGAGCCAATGTGAAAGAGGACCGCTTTTCCCATTAAGCCGGGTGGTGAGGATCTCAAGGGGTTTAGGAGATGTGGTTTGAGCTCTTTTaggtgttttggttttgtttcttttgacATTTTACCTTTCCTCAGTAAATTAATCTCATTAGTCCAGCGTAAGTATGTTATTTGGTGAAATATTTTCAGTTCTTGAAGAATGaatcccttaaagggatagttcacagaaaaatttaaattaccccatgatttacttgccctcaagccatcctaggtgtatatgactttcttctttcagacgaatacaatagGAGTTATATTACAAAATCTCCTGGCTCttacaagctttataatggcagtgaatgggtgttgagattttgaagcccaaaaaagtgtaTCCATCCATAGTAAAAAGTGCTCCATACAGATCCGGGGGCTTAAAAAAGGCCTTCTGAGGCTAACCAATGTGTTTGTGGaagaaaaatccatatttaaatctttataaaccataatctctagcttctgcccACTCTAGTACACGCGTTCACGAGAGAGTTGCGTTCTAGCGGGTGACGTAGGCATAGCGCACGCTCTGGTGAGAAGTGACTAACCTTAAACTACACcttaaacaaaacttggttctcgcgTGACTAGCATATTTTCACCGGAGCTTACACTACACCTCATTTCAGACGGCCATCCGGAGCCGTATGGAACACGTGTATGACAGGTAGTGgcagctagagattacggtttataaagttgtaaatatggatatgttTTATTACACAAACTCGTCGTTATAAATCATACATTACATCCCTAGACCCATGGAGAACTCTATAATATGGatggatgcatttttttaaacttcaaaatctcaaaacccattcactgccattataaagcgtggaagagccaggacattttttttaatataactccgactgtatTCGTCTgacagaagaaactcatacacctaggatgacttgagggcgagtaaatcatggggtaatgtaaatttttgggtgaactatccctgagtaaatgatgacggactcatttttaggtgaactatccagatagttcacctaaaaatgaatctGTCATTATGTGCTCACACTCATGTGATTCTAAAACTTAAAATTCAGAttcaaatttattacaaaatataagcTCAGTTTCTTAAACCATTTATAAAACTTACTTTTtctataattttatgattttttttttattttttttttgtagatatttctttcttaatatgatttttttttttaagtttaactgtGTGTGAAATTCACTTAAAGGCTAGTGTGGAGACTCCTGTGTTTTACCTTTCCTGAGCTGTGTGCATCTTACTCTCGTCACTCTGAAGGTAGTCGGTATGGGCGTGGAGGAGGAGACCGGTACGGCCCACCCACTCGCACAGATTACAGGCTGATTCCAGAAAATCCATCCAGCAGCACCAGAAggcataaaaacaatatataaaaaccattatataaCTACAAGTTTTCTAAAGTTAAGCACCACAATTAAAGCACCAACTTTACCCTGTTACTGTTGCATATGGTGGCTGCCACTAGCCAAGTCACTCCTTTTCTCTCTACTACAGTATTGGATAATAATGATGCAGCGTCAGAAGAAACTAAAACAActaccattcacacacacatagaaaccaCACTCTGATATCCATACCAAtactagggttgggaaccgagaaccggttcttattcagaaccggctctgttttttgaaaagagccggaaccgtgagcaattgcatgctgattgatggacttgcattactcaacattacttactaccttccagcaacacttcattcaatgaaggtaaaatagtaaaaaaaacataataatagtttatttaaatggaatcggaaccagaaaattatgtatactgtaatataaatgatgaattttgacattgacaacctttaaattaagttgacagtaagtaataaacagtattgagtattgtgcattattccttaccactatttttttaatagttgtttaatgattttaatggaaccagaATCAGAACCGGAACCGTTAGGCGGAACCGGAAAATTCTATAGAAACCACActcaaaaatccataaaaacacacccacacacacatacaaacaaaaccacaaaatcaatacaaatacacaaacataattCATCTGGCCTTTTTTCcagcagaaaacagaaaaaaaaaagatatttgctTAATAGGTGAGAAAATGGTGCCATCAGGTAATGCCAAATTTtatgctcaaaaaaacaaactgaaagccTTACAACAAAGAATGGCTAATTTTATGCTTAAATGGCATTgagattaaatattgttttaatgggTTTCGGTGGGTAAATTTTTGTCCTTACGGTTCTGAGTGTAATTTTTTTGTACCTagtataaaatagatttatgaAAGGAAGTAatggtgaaatataaaaattccaATGAACGGACATTTTtggcaaaatgtttattttttgtattaacacagccaaaaaaaacaaagaccctAAGGATGCACAAGGATTAAACCATTATGTATTTTAAGCATTTAGGAAGTCATTCCTGTAAACATAAGTGGTTTGTTCTTTAGAGTCACTAATGTGTGATGGATTCACAGGACTACATGCGTCAGGCTGGCGAGGTGACTTACGCAGACACTAACAAGGGCCGCAAGAACGAGGGGGTCATTGAGTTCAGGCAGTACTCAGACATGAAAAGAGCCCTGGAGAAACTGGACGGTACTGAGGTCAATGGAAGGAAGATCCGGCTCATCGAGGACCGGCCTGGTGCCAGACGCCGCCGCTCCTACTCTCGC
The Cyprinus carpio isolate SPL01 chromosome A19, ASM1834038v1, whole genome shotgun sequence genome window above contains:
- the LOC122134078 gene encoding serine/arginine-rich splicing factor 4-like, with the translated sequence MSRVYVGKLSYRAREKDVERFFKGYGKILEVDLKNGYGFVEFDDPRDADDAVCDLNGKDLCGKRVIVEHTIGQRRDGGSRSGRSSRYGRGGGDRYGPPTRTDYRLIPENPSSRCVMDSQDYMRQAGEVTYADTNKGRKNEGVIEFRQYSDMKRALEKLDGTEVNGRKIRLIEDRPGARRRRSYSRSASRSRSRSRRSRRSRSHSRTSSRSRASGSRSRSRSTSKKTKGRSGRMEESSNGARRGGESARDNSTSCSPPSKKSKRENKRARSYSRSRSRSRSRSRSKSGNNRDLSRESGSRSQEATKSGDEGRVAEKAHCSRAHSRSRSQTPPDADLRRESRSRSKSKSRSHSRSRSYSRSRSRSRSRS